From one Nocardioides yefusunii genomic stretch:
- a CDS encoding carboxypeptidase-like regulatory domain-containing protein — translation MERHRGALRRALGAMTSAAVLVGAMASVPALAAPTTVDDSSDTPFTTTSAAAVAPTAPGTRSGNDVVTCVGPTGEVTTSIAWRAAVDGRAVTVNAYGADDLTRGMKFDIRATATVDGETVRLSGAVGADDDRAPTTLGGERTADASAGTITLNEWLIRTFEDDGLVMPYTCAPTGSPDPIQADAGSPTEPGTPAQAEGRAKAGTGASAQALVASPTVRGTIALPAPSEYGSVTVDVYRRVIDEWDDSAYYEWYDWLWLPAWDATSVDYGFDLPTGSYRIGVRSDSGDWPTTFNGGATRLGSAADIAVDDASTTVVDFAPQLAARVQGTIVMTGERDARMPDPGAYVRLTRVGDARDWDSVAVDEDGSFAFGSLHAGEYYLTVESKTAAFPSRDNVRRVTLAPDDLVDDVREEVVLNPLLSGRVTNSAGAPLQWAGVSASTVGEDEDGYVAPLDGRYTTTDEDGRYALFAPRSSEQVIEFHGTDEYVGRYYGGGTSWVSAERVSVGERSVGQINMVLLRGAKITGRVILPDGHSVEDVRVTARRLDEESYTDYYEYSLDWGQETELAEDGSYVLRGLEPGRYAVEFRGGWGSSLLEVFHDGSTDVGIEGLIIVEAESVTELPPVTMVAGSTVSGSVVVPEGTELSELFVDLYRVEDGESRHAGGTWVVDDGTWTVLGLGAGDYVVRASPDAYYSEVLATYYGGSTSLEDAKVVTVGSGGALTGLEIVMATAGRFVVRAEMPEGVDLDDVRVTLSDDEYMDMTQWWDADAGEAVFRGVRPGRYVVQFSGGGLLPEFVGGTRLRDDATWFPMAAGGAVEVEGRPVMGGRVSGTVASRGGSERPLEVSLMTMEDEGWYYHVTQDVEIGEPFSFGGLEAGTYTARLSDAWNGEVYAWYGGSSGSTAQSFDVARGQRLEGIDLVLPEFGAAAGTLVVPEGLDPDDFAVVAHRWDGTEWAWGIRIHPDEEGHWAASLFPGTYRFIGYSHHHEFVLSDSDALAAATDVEVSPESPADAVTVQIEQGRLSGHVTFPREGGGTGYVRIERRVPGEDAWVETSVEVDDEGNWTAWGAPAGVYRIAYDGDRWLPLTWLGGNDRVGATLVTLASGERRDDLDITVRNGATLSGRFNFEVAPGELGYRYAHVVLMQRQSDGTWDDIRTFPDAQWDPVVFSGLSPGTYRLRGEGAHPFRSYAGYYGGVTFEEAIDIEMGTETVNLGTVLVLLARDLSDEDDPVGPSPEPSPEPTPEPTPTPEPEPKPTIEPKPTAKPVPKPVVKVVKLSAKPKVTGTAKVGKTLKVSKVKVKSTDAKAKVTITYQWQTKKGKKFVKVKGATKSKLKLTKKLKGKQVRLRITVKAKGHTTLVHTTVWSKKVA, via the coding sequence ATGGAACGCCATCGCGGCGCGCTCAGGCGCGCCCTGGGAGCGATGACGAGTGCAGCAGTCCTGGTCGGAGCGATGGCGAGCGTCCCCGCGCTCGCCGCTCCCACCACTGTGGACGACTCGTCGGACACCCCCTTCACCACCACCTCCGCCGCCGCCGTCGCCCCGACGGCCCCCGGCACCCGGTCCGGCAACGACGTGGTCACCTGCGTCGGTCCGACCGGCGAGGTCACGACCTCGATCGCGTGGCGAGCCGCCGTCGACGGACGAGCAGTCACCGTCAACGCCTACGGTGCCGATGACCTGACTCGCGGCATGAAGTTCGACATCCGTGCCACAGCCACCGTGGACGGCGAGACCGTACGGCTCTCCGGCGCGGTCGGTGCAGACGACGACCGCGCCCCGACCACACTGGGCGGTGAGCGCACTGCGGACGCCAGCGCCGGAACGATCACTCTGAATGAGTGGCTCATTCGCACCTTCGAGGACGACGGCCTCGTCATGCCGTACACGTGTGCCCCGACCGGCAGCCCGGACCCGATCCAGGCGGACGCGGGCTCCCCGACTGAGCCCGGGACCCCGGCGCAGGCTGAGGGCCGAGCCAAGGCCGGCACCGGGGCCAGCGCCCAGGCGTTGGTGGCCTCGCCCACGGTACGTGGAACCATCGCCCTTCCGGCCCCGAGCGAGTACGGCTCGGTGACTGTCGACGTCTACCGTCGCGTGATCGACGAGTGGGACGACAGCGCGTACTACGAGTGGTACGACTGGCTCTGGTTGCCTGCGTGGGACGCGACGTCCGTCGACTACGGCTTCGATCTCCCCACCGGCTCCTATCGGATCGGCGTGCGCAGCGATAGCGGCGACTGGCCGACGACCTTCAACGGAGGCGCGACGCGTCTGGGATCGGCTGCCGACATCGCGGTCGACGATGCGTCGACGACAGTGGTCGACTTCGCTCCGCAGCTCGCTGCGCGGGTGCAGGGCACCATCGTGATGACCGGGGAGCGCGACGCTCGGATGCCGGACCCGGGCGCGTACGTGCGCCTCACCCGCGTCGGCGACGCGAGGGACTGGGATTCCGTCGCGGTGGACGAGGACGGCTCGTTCGCCTTCGGCTCGCTGCACGCAGGTGAGTACTACCTCACCGTCGAGTCGAAGACTGCTGCGTTCCCCTCGCGCGACAACGTCCGACGGGTCACGCTCGCACCGGATGACCTCGTCGACGATGTCCGGGAAGAGGTCGTGCTCAACCCGCTCCTCAGCGGTCGTGTCACCAACTCCGCGGGCGCGCCCCTGCAGTGGGCCGGTGTCTCGGCCTCGACGGTCGGGGAGGACGAGGACGGGTACGTCGCGCCTCTCGACGGTCGCTACACCACGACCGACGAGGACGGCCGCTACGCGCTCTTCGCTCCGCGATCCTCTGAGCAGGTCATCGAGTTCCACGGCACAGACGAGTACGTCGGCCGTTACTACGGCGGCGGCACCTCGTGGGTCTCCGCGGAGCGGGTGTCGGTCGGTGAGAGGTCGGTCGGCCAGATCAACATGGTTCTGCTGCGCGGGGCCAAGATCACCGGTCGTGTGATCCTGCCGGACGGACACTCGGTCGAGGACGTCCGGGTCACTGCTCGTCGTCTCGACGAGGAGTCCTACACGGATTACTACGAGTACTCGCTCGACTGGGGGCAGGAGACCGAGTTGGCCGAGGACGGTAGCTACGTCCTGCGGGGGCTGGAGCCCGGGCGTTATGCGGTCGAGTTCAGAGGAGGCTGGGGCAGCTCTCTCCTCGAGGTCTTCCACGACGGTTCCACGGACGTGGGGATCGAAGGCCTGATCATCGTCGAGGCGGAGTCGGTCACAGAGCTTCCTCCGGTGACCATGGTGGCTGGTAGCACGGTCTCCGGATCCGTGGTTGTTCCAGAGGGGACGGAGCTGAGTGAGCTCTTCGTCGACCTCTATCGCGTCGAGGACGGCGAGTCGCGTCACGCAGGTGGCACCTGGGTCGTCGACGACGGGACGTGGACCGTCCTTGGTCTGGGCGCAGGTGACTACGTCGTGAGGGCCTCGCCCGACGCGTACTACTCCGAGGTGCTTGCGACCTACTACGGCGGCAGTACGTCCCTGGAGGACGCCAAGGTCGTGACCGTGGGGAGCGGAGGCGCGCTGACGGGTCTCGAGATCGTCATGGCGACCGCGGGCCGGTTCGTGGTCAGGGCCGAGATGCCTGAGGGCGTGGATCTGGACGACGTCCGAGTCACGCTCTCTGACGACGAGTACATGGACATGACGCAGTGGTGGGACGCAGATGCCGGCGAGGCGGTCTTCCGCGGTGTGCGGCCCGGTCGCTACGTCGTGCAGTTCTCCGGCGGCGGACTGCTCCCGGAGTTCGTGGGCGGGACTCGTCTCCGTGACGACGCGACCTGGTTCCCGATGGCGGCAGGAGGGGCCGTCGAGGTCGAGGGTCGGCCCGTCATGGGTGGGCGTGTGAGCGGGACGGTCGCCTCCCGTGGCGGCTCGGAGCGTCCGCTCGAAGTGAGCCTGATGACCATGGAGGACGAGGGGTGGTACTACCATGTGACGCAGGACGTGGAGATCGGCGAGCCGTTCAGCTTCGGTGGGCTGGAGGCCGGTACCTACACGGCCCGGCTCTCCGACGCGTGGAACGGCGAGGTCTACGCCTGGTACGGCGGCAGCAGCGGCAGCACCGCGCAGTCCTTCGACGTCGCACGTGGACAGAGGCTCGAAGGCATCGACCTGGTCCTGCCGGAGTTCGGTGCGGCTGCTGGCACGCTCGTCGTCCCCGAGGGACTGGACCCGGACGACTTCGCAGTCGTGGCTCACCGGTGGGACGGGACAGAGTGGGCCTGGGGCATCCGGATCCACCCCGACGAGGAGGGCCACTGGGCTGCTTCGCTGTTCCCCGGCACCTACCGGTTCATCGGCTACAGCCACCACCACGAGTTCGTCCTCAGCGACTCCGACGCACTGGCGGCCGCGACCGACGTCGAGGTGAGCCCCGAGTCGCCGGCCGACGCCGTCACGGTGCAGATCGAGCAGGGACGCCTCTCCGGCCACGTCACCTTCCCCCGGGAGGGCGGCGGAACGGGGTACGTCAGGATCGAGCGACGGGTTCCCGGGGAGGACGCCTGGGTCGAGACCTCCGTCGAGGTCGACGACGAGGGGAACTGGACCGCGTGGGGTGCTCCTGCCGGTGTCTACCGGATCGCCTACGACGGTGACCGTTGGCTGCCCCTGACCTGGCTCGGCGGCAACGACCGGGTCGGAGCCACCTTGGTCACCCTCGCATCGGGCGAACGCCGCGACGACCTCGACATCACGGTCAGGAACGGCGCGACCCTGAGCGGCCGGTTCAACTTCGAGGTGGCTCCGGGCGAGCTCGGGTACCGGTACGCCCACGTGGTCCTGATGCAGCGGCAGAGCGACGGCACGTGGGACGACATCCGCACCTTCCCCGACGCGCAATGGGATCCCGTCGTGTTCTCCGGGCTCTCTCCGGGCACCTACCGGCTCCGCGGGGAGGGGGCGCATCCGTTCCGCTCCTACGCCGGCTACTACGGAGGTGTCACCTTCGAGGAGGCCATCGACATCGAGATGGGCACGGAGACCGTCAACCTGGGCACCGTCCTGGTCCTGCTCGCGCGGGACCTGAGTGATGAGGACGATCCGGTTGGGCCGAGCCCTGAGCCGAGCCCTGAGCCGACGCCTGAGCCGACGCCCACGCCTGAGCCCGAGCCGAAGCCGACCATCGAGCCGAAGCCCACGGCGAAGCCGGTTCCCAAGCCGGTGGTGAAGGTGGTCAAGCTCTCTGCCAAGCCCAAGGTCACTGGGACGGCGAAGGTCGGCAAGACCCTCAAGGTGTCGAAGGTGAAGGTGAAGTCCACTGACGCGAAGGCGAAGGTGACGATCACCTACCAGTGGCAGACGAAGAAGGGCAAGAAGTTCGTCAAGGTCAAGGGCGCCACGAAGTCCAAGCTGAAGTTGACGAAGAAGCTCAAGGGCAAGCAGGTGCGTCTGCGGATCACGGTGAAGGCCAAGGGCCACACCACGCTCGTGCACACCACTGTGTGGAGCAAGAAGGTCGCCTGA
- a CDS encoding ferredoxin reductase, whose product MTATASEPIAPAPAAADVDPRANSGRKPRLRDRAVKLVEAATTPLMPADYMDLFAPLRPGAELRGRIISVTPETADAATIVIRPGADWAGHVPGQYVRVGIDVEGVRLWRAYSLTHGPRGDKNISITVKAVPDGVVSHHLVHRCPVGSLVHLEPAAGEFVMPDVNGGKYLMVTAGSGVTPVIGMLRNLFPVADSGVVSLDRSKNFDITVIHVAPSEPDSIFLRDLQALDAAGKIRLIARYDDTHGFLDVNDIPSMVPDVAERITLACGPGGLLDALGEHHARHGLPLIVEQFRTSRVEAGEGGTVVFEKSDVTLEIDGATTLLDAAEEAGMLMRSGCRMGLCMGCLVPLEEGTVRDLRNGDLTTAVPGESGAVKIQTCISSPAGPCRISK is encoded by the coding sequence GTGACCGCTACTGCATCCGAGCCCATCGCCCCGGCCCCCGCTGCCGCCGACGTGGACCCGCGCGCCAACTCCGGACGCAAGCCGCGCCTGCGCGACCGCGCCGTCAAGCTGGTCGAGGCGGCCACCACTCCGTTGATGCCGGCCGACTACATGGACCTCTTCGCCCCGCTCCGTCCCGGCGCCGAGCTCCGCGGACGCATCATCAGCGTCACCCCCGAGACCGCCGACGCCGCCACCATCGTCATCCGTCCGGGCGCAGACTGGGCCGGCCACGTGCCCGGCCAGTACGTCCGCGTCGGCATCGACGTCGAGGGCGTCCGCCTGTGGCGTGCCTACTCGCTGACCCACGGTCCGCGCGGCGACAAGAACATCTCGATCACCGTCAAGGCCGTGCCCGACGGTGTCGTCTCCCATCACCTCGTGCACCGCTGCCCGGTCGGCAGCCTGGTCCACCTCGAGCCCGCCGCCGGCGAGTTCGTCATGCCCGACGTCAACGGCGGCAAGTACCTCATGGTCACCGCCGGTTCGGGCGTCACTCCGGTGATCGGCATGCTGCGCAACCTCTTCCCGGTCGCCGACTCCGGCGTCGTGAGCCTGGACCGCAGCAAGAACTTCGACATCACCGTCATCCACGTCGCGCCGTCCGAGCCCGACTCGATCTTCCTGCGCGACCTGCAGGCGCTCGACGCCGCCGGCAAGATCCGCCTGATCGCCCGCTACGACGACACCCACGGCTTCCTCGACGTCAACGACATTCCGTCGATGGTCCCCGACGTCGCCGAGCGCATCACCCTGGCCTGTGGTCCCGGTGGCCTGCTCGACGCCCTCGGTGAGCACCACGCCCGCCACGGCCTGCCGCTGATCGTGGAGCAGTTCCGCACCAGCCGCGTCGAGGCCGGCGAGGGCGGCACGGTCGTCTTCGAGAAGTCCGACGTGACCCTCGAGATCGACGGGGCCACCACCCTGCTCGACGCCGCGGAGGAGGCCGGGATGCTCATGCGTTCGGGCTGCCGCATGGGTCTCTGCATGGGATGCCTCGTGCCACTGGAGGAGGGCACCGTGCGCGACCTGCGCAACGGCGACCTCACCACCGCGGTCCCCGGTGAGTCCGGCGCGGTCAAGATCCAGACCTGCATCTCCTCGCCCGCCGGCCCCTGCCGCATCTCCAAGTAA
- a CDS encoding fatty acid desaturase family protein: MTVIQNKDANPIAHLSKEDIAEIGRKLDAIRQEVADSRGEKDAAYIRRVIATQRYLEMASRGVLLFSKFPPAWILGTVGLSVSKILENMEIGHNVLHGQWDWMRDPKIHSSTWEWDNVTPSEAWKHSHNEVHHTYTNIVGKDNDLGYGIMRVDEDQKWYPMYIVQPAWNFINACFFQYGIAAYDLELGKNLKKPKDKRPEGFAEEVKKVKTKIRKHMTRDYVIHPGLSLVTGSALETMAANLVANWVRNMWTHSVIMCGHFPEGVETFEKEMLDEDESRGDWYIRQMLGSANISGSKAMHIMTGNLSHQIEHHLFPDLPSNRYAEIRVKVKALFEEYDLNYLERPLVPQVYSAWHKVFRLSLPNGFTETTTVKNLPKQLGLLTKMVTGDKRTRRALQAHLDAKVARKRAKVAKSDVTTAA, encoded by the coding sequence ATGACCGTCATCCAGAACAAGGACGCCAACCCGATCGCCCACCTGTCCAAGGAGGACATCGCGGAGATCGGTCGCAAGCTCGACGCGATTCGTCAGGAAGTCGCTGACTCCCGAGGCGAGAAGGACGCGGCCTACATCCGTCGCGTCATCGCCACCCAGCGTTACCTCGAGATGGCCTCGCGCGGGGTGCTGCTCTTCTCGAAGTTCCCCCCGGCCTGGATCCTGGGCACCGTCGGCCTCTCGGTCTCGAAGATCCTCGAGAACATGGAGATCGGCCACAACGTCCTCCACGGGCAGTGGGACTGGATGCGCGACCCGAAGATCCACTCCTCCACCTGGGAGTGGGACAACGTCACCCCGTCGGAGGCGTGGAAGCACTCCCACAACGAGGTCCACCACACCTACACGAACATCGTGGGCAAGGACAACGACCTCGGCTACGGCATCATGCGCGTCGACGAGGACCAGAAGTGGTACCCGATGTACATCGTGCAGCCGGCCTGGAACTTCATCAACGCCTGCTTCTTCCAGTACGGCATCGCGGCCTACGACCTCGAGCTCGGCAAGAACCTCAAGAAGCCCAAGGACAAGCGTCCTGAGGGCTTCGCCGAAGAGGTCAAGAAGGTCAAGACCAAGATCCGCAAGCACATGACCCGCGACTACGTGATCCACCCGGGTCTCTCGCTGGTCACCGGCTCGGCTCTGGAGACCATGGCCGCCAACCTGGTCGCCAACTGGGTCCGCAACATGTGGACCCACTCGGTCATCATGTGCGGTCACTTCCCCGAGGGCGTCGAGACCTTCGAGAAGGAGATGCTCGACGAGGACGAGTCGCGCGGCGACTGGTACATCCGTCAGATGCTCGGCTCGGCCAACATTTCCGGTTCCAAGGCCATGCACATCATGACCGGCAACCTGTCGCACCAGATCGAGCACCACCTCTTCCCCGACCTCCCGTCGAACCGGTACGCCGAGATCCGGGTCAAGGTGAAGGCGCTGTTCGAGGAGTACGACCTCAACTACCTCGAGCGTCCGCTGGTCCCGCAGGTCTACTCGGCCTGGCACAAGGTCTTCCGTCTCTCGCTGCCCAACGGCTTCACCGAGACCACCACGGTCAAGAACCTCCCCAAGCAGCTCGGTCTGCTCACCAAGATGGTCACCGGTGACAAGCGCACCCGTCGTGCGCTGCAGGCCCACCTCGACGCCAAGGTCGCCCGCAAGCGCGCCAAGGTCGCGAAGTCGGACGTCACCACCGCCGCCTGA
- a CDS encoding ATP-binding cassette domain-containing protein, translating into MTKTYEHRRILDRVSTSARDGAVTGIVGPLGAGASTLLRIVAGVVRPDEGAVTFDGTTLPDAADPPRTVGSFLGSEQIPDRLTPRSFLKYVRALAGAPRSRVGELLDLADLTHVPDQLVKDLSTSQRQRLGIAAATVGHPHHLVLDEPLAGLQPGDVGWVQGLLREHADRGGAVLLSSSHLDAVAPLVDQVVEMDRGRVVREGAIATFLAPGTPRTYVETDDLETARTLLVAQSWLVERHGDGLVVDGATPEQVGAVLFADGPGATQVRALGRAGDGGRLHPADAVRAVRAAARRQ; encoded by the coding sequence GTGACGAAGACCTACGAGCACCGACGCATCCTCGACCGGGTCTCGACCTCCGCCCGCGACGGAGCGGTGACCGGCATTGTCGGGCCACTCGGCGCAGGTGCCTCCACGTTGCTGCGCATCGTCGCCGGGGTCGTTCGCCCCGACGAGGGAGCTGTGACCTTCGACGGCACGACGTTGCCCGACGCCGCCGACCCGCCTCGCACGGTGGGGTCGTTCTTGGGCAGCGAGCAGATCCCTGATCGCCTCACGCCCAGGTCCTTCCTGAAGTACGTGCGCGCCCTGGCCGGCGCCCCGCGCTCCCGCGTCGGCGAACTCCTCGACCTGGCCGACCTCACCCACGTCCCGGACCAACTCGTCAAGGACCTCTCGACGTCACAGCGCCAGCGCCTCGGCATCGCCGCCGCGACCGTCGGCCACCCTCACCACCTCGTGCTCGACGAACCACTCGCCGGACTGCAACCGGGAGACGTGGGGTGGGTCCAAGGGCTACTGCGCGAGCACGCCGACCGAGGCGGCGCCGTGCTGCTCTCCTCCTCCCACCTCGACGCCGTCGCACCGCTGGTGGACCAGGTGGTCGAGATGGACCGCGGCCGTGTGGTCCGTGAGGGCGCCATCGCGACGTTCCTGGCCCCCGGAACCCCTCGGACCTACGTCGAGACGGACGACCTCGAGACCGCCCGCACCCTGCTGGTCGCACAGAGCTGGCTGGTCGAACGCCACGGCGACGGGCTCGTCGTCGACGGCGCGACGCCCGAGCAGGTCGGTGCGGTGCTCTTCGCCGACGGCCCCGGCGCCACCCAGGTCCGAGCGTTGGGCCGTGCCGGTGACGGCGGTCGGCTGCATCCAGCCGATGCCGTCCGCGCTGTGCGCGCAGCGGCCCGGAGGCAATGA
- a CDS encoding MSCRAMM family protein: MTTTPLVSVPGRRSARSLLAALVSVALLLTSAALLLPSAVAAETRLVSGSVVLPVGVSPDDVEVRASSRSLDPETGVPRWSSDAESGLALLGEAWVYQLRVPAGEYVIGAVDFGSRAAPTWYPSVPSEEEGSTVTVGAFDVVLGALRLQAFSSIGGIVQVPAAAAHRNVSVHAFRRTAAGTWQEEAEAAVDEDGAYRVLDLRAGTYRLQFSYAGVAQSGGWYAGPGRAPVVQRDKGADVVLGPATDLDTVDVVLGKGADVTGRLRTVAGAAVTAKDVRVSAYEAWTDPWGVRRWRPVVTVGPAGNGTYAIRGLPAGTYRIGVEDRPGRYFAVFHPGASTVDSARSLTLADGSTLRSVDFTLDRGTTVKGKVTVPTGIATTSVRADLLQKVGTTWKATASTWVGADGKYALTGVPAGNYRVALAHDSGALTPWFVGKDGPVSALGAARTVTVGRSASLTFDAVLTRRGTPLPQVKVVSRPGLRGTARVGRTLTVKGGRYSPSGTTVKYQWFMKKGSKVVAIKGATKRSVKLPKATKGRTVRLRVTVSRPTHRPVRVTTRWSRAVRR, encoded by the coding sequence ATGACCACCACCCCGCTCGTGAGCGTCCCCGGACGCCGGAGCGCTCGCTCCCTGCTGGCGGCGCTGGTCTCGGTGGCTCTCCTGCTCACCTCGGCCGCACTGCTCCTGCCGTCAGCGGTGGCTGCGGAGACCCGGCTGGTGAGCGGAAGCGTCGTGCTGCCGGTCGGAGTGTCACCCGACGACGTCGAGGTGCGTGCCTCGAGCCGCAGCCTCGACCCCGAGACCGGGGTCCCGCGCTGGAGCTCGGACGCCGAGTCGGGGCTCGCCCTGCTCGGCGAGGCCTGGGTGTACCAACTCCGGGTTCCGGCAGGGGAGTACGTGATCGGTGCGGTCGACTTCGGATCGCGGGCCGCCCCCACCTGGTACCCCTCCGTGCCCAGCGAGGAGGAGGGCAGCACGGTCACGGTCGGCGCCTTCGACGTCGTCCTGGGGGCGCTGCGACTGCAAGCGTTCAGCAGCATCGGCGGCATCGTCCAAGTGCCTGCCGCCGCCGCCCACCGCAACGTCAGCGTCCACGCCTTCCGCCGTACCGCGGCCGGGACGTGGCAGGAGGAGGCCGAAGCGGCGGTTGACGAGGACGGCGCGTACCGCGTCCTCGACCTGCGTGCGGGCACCTACCGACTCCAGTTCAGCTACGCCGGCGTCGCCCAGAGCGGGGGCTGGTATGCCGGGCCGGGACGAGCACCGGTCGTGCAACGCGACAAGGGCGCCGACGTCGTCCTGGGGCCCGCCACCGACCTCGACACCGTCGACGTGGTCCTCGGCAAGGGGGCTGACGTGACCGGGCGGCTCCGCACCGTCGCGGGCGCAGCGGTCACCGCCAAGGACGTCCGGGTCTCGGCCTACGAGGCGTGGACCGACCCGTGGGGCGTGCGCCGATGGCGTCCCGTCGTCACCGTCGGGCCAGCCGGCAACGGCACCTACGCGATCCGCGGACTGCCCGCGGGCACCTACCGGATCGGCGTCGAGGACCGGCCGGGTCGCTACTTCGCGGTCTTCCACCCCGGTGCCAGCACCGTCGACTCCGCGCGCAGCCTCACCCTCGCCGACGGTTCGACGCTCCGCTCGGTCGACTTCACCCTCGACCGCGGCACCACCGTCAAGGGCAAGGTCACGGTGCCCACAGGGATCGCGACCACCAGCGTCCGGGCCGACCTGTTGCAGAAGGTCGGGACGACGTGGAAGGCCACCGCGAGCACCTGGGTGGGGGCCGACGGCAAGTACGCCCTCACCGGGGTCCCGGCCGGGAACTACCGCGTCGCCCTGGCCCACGACTCCGGTGCACTGACGCCGTGGTTCGTGGGGAAGGACGGCCCGGTGAGTGCGCTCGGGGCCGCCCGTACCGTCACGGTCGGTCGGAGCGCGAGCCTCACCTTCGACGCGGTCCTCACCCGACGCGGCACGCCGTTGCCGCAGGTCAAGGTGGTCTCCCGCCCCGGCCTCCGTGGCACCGCCCGGGTCGGCCGCACGCTCACCGTGAAGGGTGGTCGGTACAGCCCGTCGGGCACGACCGTGAAGTACCAGTGGTTCATGAAGAAGGGGTCGAAGGTCGTCGCGATCAAGGGCGCGACCAAGCGCAGCGTGAAGCTCCCCAAGGCGACCAAGGGCCGCACGGTGCGGCTGCGCGTCACCGTCTCGCGTCCCACGCACCGCCCAGTGAGGGTGACGACGCGGTGGAGCCGTGCCGTCCGCCGGTGA
- a CDS encoding carboxypeptidase-like regulatory domain-containing protein, with amino-acid sequence MGRRSTQRSSAKTGAAATALLLVVTGFSAGGVGQAAEPGATATMSGRVSVPAGESVTAVLVHVRSQAVDGVRPSVPDPSPVRPAADGRWSVAGLGAGTYRVEFETRPESNVLGEWYGDGRWSGEAKDVVVPDGGRVAGVDEALPAGAVVTGTVRAASGAPVEGVWVLPFEENHFYGVQEFSMVAGAYTDHQGRYTLKRLRGVNHRIEVADLHGRGYGRSFLGGGRTLAQARDFALVAGRVHTGFDHRFAVGPGSEKPRVEPGPKPKPKKIVVRTKPKVSGKLAIGRTLTATRGAYTPGAAKVTFQWQVKKATKAVAVKGAKTSKLKLTKRFRGKQVRVRVTVKAKGHATLVRTTAWSKKVA; translated from the coding sequence ATGGGACGACGTTCTACGCAGAGAAGTTCGGCGAAGACAGGGGCTGCGGCGACTGCACTGCTGCTCGTGGTGACGGGGTTCAGCGCCGGCGGTGTGGGGCAGGCGGCGGAGCCGGGCGCGACCGCGACGATGTCGGGCCGGGTGAGCGTCCCTGCGGGCGAGTCGGTCACCGCGGTCCTGGTGCATGTCCGGAGTCAGGCGGTGGACGGGGTCCGTCCCTCGGTCCCGGACCCGTCCCCGGTGAGGCCTGCGGCCGACGGCAGGTGGAGCGTCGCCGGTCTGGGCGCCGGGACCTACCGCGTCGAGTTCGAGACCCGTCCCGAGAGCAACGTGCTCGGTGAGTGGTACGGCGACGGGCGCTGGTCGGGAGAGGCCAAGGACGTCGTGGTGCCCGACGGGGGCAGGGTTGCCGGTGTGGACGAGGCCCTTCCAGCGGGCGCCGTCGTGACCGGGACGGTGCGTGCCGCGTCGGGGGCCCCGGTCGAAGGGGTCTGGGTTCTCCCGTTCGAGGAGAACCACTTCTACGGGGTCCAGGAGTTCTCGATGGTCGCCGGTGCGTACACCGACCATCAGGGCCGCTACACCCTCAAGCGTCTCCGGGGCGTCAACCACCGGATCGAGGTCGCTGACCTGCACGGGCGCGGGTACGGGCGGTCCTTCCTCGGCGGTGGGCGGACCTTGGCCCAGGCGCGTGACTTCGCGTTGGTCGCGGGACGCGTCCACACCGGATTCGACCACCGGTTCGCCGTCGGCCCGGGGTCGGAGAAGCCGCGCGTGGAGCCCGGTCCGAAGCCGAAGCCGAAGAAGATCGTCGTCCGGACGAAGCCGAAGGTGAGCGGCAAGCTCGCGATCGGTCGGACGCTCACAGCGACCCGGGGCGCCTACACGCCGGGCGCAGCGAAGGTCACGTTCCAGTGGCAGGTGAAGAAGGCCACCAAGGCCGTCGCGGTCAAGGGCGCGAAGACGTCGAAGCTGAAGCTGACGAAGAGGTTCAGGGGCAAGCAGGTGCGGGTGCGGGTCACGGTGAAGGCCAAGGGCCACGCCACGCTCGTGCGCACGACGGCGTGGAGCAAGAAGGTCGCCTGA